The following coding sequences lie in one Phycisphaerae bacterium genomic window:
- the lysS gene encoding lysine--tRNA ligase, translating to MAENQQVLDRKLKLDKLRELQVDPYGRRFPGAVPLVELRHKGEALNLQPGQHAPDQSYRVAGRVMLHRPCGKLVFMTLRDGTGDFQIGVSKAAVKPEEFEVAIKLLNLGDIIGVEGPMGKTKTGELTIWPTSLTVLSKAIQPPPAKWHGLKDVDLRYRRRYVDLFTNPQVRETFKQRSLIIDAIRRCLVDRAFFEVETPVLQPIYGGAAARPFTTHHNTLDMQLFLRISPELYLKRLLVGGIERVFEFARVFRNEGIDTQHNPEFTLLEVYQAYGDYNDMMDITEAMVAAAIERIGGGFKRQFDRHDIDFAPPWPRRHYADLLEEHAGVKMTDYSAVRKKAASLGIEHEGLADELVVNELFEAAVEPKLIQPAFVLDYPAPLCPLTRRKADDPSIALRFEAFVAGCELANAYTELNDPAVQEENFRRTLVGEKRDETMAVFDEDFVLALQYGMPPAGGLGVGIDRLVMMLTNSSSIRDVILFPLQRPKAIGEEEDLVGPDDLADEV from the coding sequence ATGGCTGAAAACCAACAAGTTCTGGATCGTAAGCTCAAGCTTGACAAGCTCCGAGAACTGCAGGTGGATCCCTACGGGCGGCGGTTTCCTGGGGCGGTGCCGCTCGTAGAACTCCGCCACAAGGGTGAGGCCCTCAATCTTCAACCTGGCCAGCACGCCCCCGACCAGAGCTACCGCGTTGCCGGGCGGGTCATGCTTCATCGCCCGTGCGGCAAGCTGGTCTTCATGACACTCCGCGACGGGACCGGCGATTTCCAAATCGGGGTCAGCAAGGCGGCGGTGAAGCCCGAGGAGTTTGAGGTGGCGATCAAGTTGCTCAACCTTGGTGACATCATCGGCGTGGAAGGCCCGATGGGGAAGACCAAGACCGGGGAGCTGACCATCTGGCCGACCTCACTCACCGTACTGAGCAAGGCGATTCAGCCTCCGCCGGCCAAGTGGCACGGCCTCAAGGACGTTGACCTCCGCTATCGGCGCCGGTATGTGGACCTGTTCACCAATCCGCAGGTTCGCGAGACCTTCAAGCAGCGGAGTCTGATCATCGACGCGATCCGTCGCTGCCTGGTGGATCGGGCGTTTTTTGAGGTCGAGACGCCGGTCCTGCAGCCGATTTACGGCGGCGCGGCGGCCCGGCCGTTCACGACTCACCACAACACGCTGGACATGCAGCTCTTCCTGCGGATCAGTCCGGAGCTGTACCTCAAGCGGCTGCTGGTAGGGGGGATCGAGCGGGTTTTCGAGTTCGCCCGGGTGTTCCGCAACGAAGGAATCGACACCCAGCACAACCCGGAGTTCACTCTGCTGGAAGTATATCAGGCTTACGGCGACTACAACGACATGATGGACATCACCGAGGCCATGGTCGCGGCCGCGATCGAGCGGATCGGCGGCGGCTTCAAGCGGCAGTTCGACAGGCACGATATCGACTTTGCCCCGCCCTGGCCGCGGCGCCACTACGCGGATCTACTTGAGGAACATGCCGGCGTGAAAATGACCGACTATTCCGCGGTCCGGAAGAAGGCGGCTTCGCTGGGGATCGAACACGAGGGACTGGCCGATGAACTGGTCGTGAACGAGCTGTTTGAGGCCGCGGTCGAGCCGAAGCTGATCCAGCCGGCATTTGTCCTCGACTATCCGGCTCCGCTGTGTCCGCTGACCCGCCGGAAGGCGGATGACCCGAGCATTGCGCTGAGGTTTGAGGCGTTTGTCGCCGGTTGCGAGCTGGCCAACGCCTACACGGAGTTGAACGACCCGGCCGTGCAGGAGGAGAACTTCCGCCGCACGCTGGTCGGCGAGAAGCGTGATGAGACCATGGCCGTATTCGACGAGGACTTCGTTCTCGCCCTGCAGTACGGCATGCCTCCAGCCGGCGGTCTTGGCGTGGGGATCGACCGACTGGTCATGATGCTCACGAACTCGAGTAGTATCCGCGATGTCATTCTGTTTCCACTCCAACGGCCGAAGGCCATCGGTGAGGAGGAGGACCTGGTCGGACCGGATGACTTGGCGGACGAGGTCTAA
- the tsaD gene encoding tRNA (adenosine(37)-N6)-threonylcarbamoyltransferase complex transferase subunit TsaD, with product MSEGGRGLTVLGIETSCDETSVAVMTGAHRVRSNVVATQFDVHAKYGGVVPELASRAHIENLDGAIQEAMAGAGVGRDEIDAIAVTARPGLMGCLLIGVTAAKTLALAWGKPLIGVNHVHAHACSAAIDLGPAALPWPAVALVVSGGHTSLMLVRGPLDIETLGTTIDDAAGEAFDKVASILGLGFPGGPVVEKAAASGNSRAYDFPRTMLGDESLDFSFSGIKTAVLYRVHGPGKTTGGLARMSSQDVADVAASFQSAAVGVLVAKTLRAVERTGTRTVVIGGGVAANRYLRESLAAACQKTSVTLHLTPMCYCTDNGAMIAALGVHLLAAGRMDSLALEAQAAGTPEVRRER from the coding sequence ATGTCAGAGGGTGGTCGCGGGCTCACCGTTTTGGGTATAGAGACGTCGTGCGACGAGACCTCGGTCGCGGTCATGACCGGTGCCCACCGGGTGCGATCCAATGTGGTTGCGACCCAGTTCGATGTTCACGCCAAGTACGGTGGGGTCGTGCCGGAATTGGCGTCCCGGGCTCACATTGAGAATCTCGATGGTGCGATTCAGGAAGCGATGGCGGGTGCAGGGGTAGGGCGGGATGAGATCGACGCCATAGCCGTTACCGCCCGGCCTGGGCTGATGGGTTGCCTGTTGATCGGTGTTACCGCGGCCAAGACTCTGGCTCTGGCTTGGGGCAAGCCGTTGATCGGCGTGAACCATGTTCACGCCCACGCCTGCAGTGCGGCGATTGATCTGGGGCCGGCCGCCTTGCCTTGGCCGGCGGTCGCTTTGGTGGTTAGCGGCGGTCACACATCCCTGATGCTGGTTCGCGGGCCGCTGGATATCGAGACTTTGGGTACGACGATTGACGATGCAGCGGGCGAGGCGTTCGACAAGGTGGCCAGCATCCTGGGTTTGGGCTTTCCAGGTGGGCCGGTTGTGGAGAAGGCGGCGGCTTCGGGCAACTCCCGGGCGTATGATTTTCCTCGGACCATGCTAGGTGACGAGTCGCTCGATTTCAGTTTCAGCGGGATCAAGACGGCGGTTCTGTACCGGGTCCACGGGCCGGGCAAGACCACCGGAGGTTTGGCGCGCATGAGTTCGCAGGATGTGGCCGACGTGGCCGCCAGTTTCCAGAGCGCCGCAGTTGGGGTTCTGGTGGCCAAGACTCTGCGAGCGGTTGAGCGGACTGGCACGCGGACGGTCGTGATCGGCGGGGGGGTTGCGGCCAACCGGTACCTGCGTGAATCTCTGGCCGCCGCCTGCCAGAAGACAAGCGTGACCCTTCACCTGACGCCGATGTGCTACTGTACGGACAACGGGGCGATGATCGCGGCGTTGGGGGTACACCTGCTCGCGGCTGGCCGGATGGACTCGCTGGCCTTGGAGGCCCAGGCCGCGGGGACGCCGGAAGTGCGGAGGGAGCGGTGA